Within the Channa argus isolate prfri chromosome 12, Channa argus male v1.0, whole genome shotgun sequence genome, the region gagatgagaaaattaGTTAGTGATGACGTTGATAGTTAAATGTCCAAAATGGCAATTGACTGCTCCCTATTGAGTGAACTACTTAGTGCACATTATAGTGGAAAATAAAGGAAGGAATAAGAAGAATAAGTTTCAGATATGACCTTGTTTTTTCCATCAAGCTACTGTAGTTGACTAGTATGTGGGGCCAACGTATGTCATTTAATTGGTTCAGCTTTCTCCTGGCATGATTCAGATATGGAGGTGTGTTTTCTGTAGTTGTTCCTTTAGTTGCGTTTCCTGCATTTTTGTTGTCAGTTTCGTTGACTTGTTGGTTTAATAGGCAAAACCCAGATTACATCAATTCCCCCAAGTACTTCGCAACTCCATAtcaatgcagctttaaaaatgtgtttactgtgtcTTCTTGTTGAACTTGTCCACTTGAGCAGGAGTCATCTGGCACTCTGGACTTTCACATAGTGTTCTTCATACTTGCAGCTTGCCAGCTTGATGCCGCATTTTTCCTGTGTGCTAAAGTTGCTGGTTTAAAATTCAAAGGGATcatgtatttttcaaaaaaaacgaatacatttgatatttcataaatacaaatgaaacaaaatcaaatgatttgtaatttcttttatttacatgttacacAACCTTTATGGAAATGGAGATTGTATTTAAACCTTTGGCTCTGTTATCATGTGCTTTAAAATCCTGGgcgttttttttctcctctgtcttcttACTCTTACTGTCACCCTTCACTGGTGGGGGGATACGGTGGTGCTTTCTTTGAGTTAAACGGCGACACTGAGAGAATTAAGGAGTTTTTGTCAACCTGCTTATCCTCATCTGAAATGACATTTTGTCATAGGGAAGGCAGAGAGTTTAACATTCGGGACCTGTCGTATAGGTCTGAAAATACAACCACAAAGCAATTTGAGTGTTAATCTTCAGTTTTATCTGTTTCCCCATTTATTTTCAACTTTGGCTTGGAGCATGAAGTTCAAAAGGGCGTGTTTTCCCAAATATAAATATCCTAGATAAGACGCTTCAGCCTCAGTCCCTGTCTGAACCAAGATCTTATGTAGAGCCATGTTCAGTGTTCAGCTGTTCTTTTTGCTCATATGCACAAATGgttattttctgctgctgtaaccTCAAACTCAAGTGGGGAACAAGTATAAACACATGAGCTTGCTGTCATGTCACTGCAATGACACTGGTTAGACTTCGGTTAGTGAACTTTGCTGCATGTCATGTATCCTCtctcaacattttctgtttcctctctgCCGTTTGTCGACGAGTTAGGCCACAATACTTTCCCTTATATGACAAAGCTCTCCTTGCTTCAACACGTTAACCAATGGCAAAGCTGTGATTAATAAAAAGACGGCAGAGACAGTGAATATAATACTtgaaaatatagatttaaaCTAACAAAGGTTATTTGCCTTtgctttaaatacttttaatatttcattatttttatgtgaatgtatttctttgaattttacaataattacaataGTTCTCCCTCTTTtaattctattgttttttttggtaaaaacaactaaaatcaTCTGATCGTAAAAAGGtcttaatattaaaatacaacctcaaatgaacaaaaacaaataactttttTCACCAACCCCTGATttagttaataaaaaacaaacaaacacagaacaagTACAGGTCTGTTTGAATGGGTTTTCAGAAAAAAGCCTCTTCTGTCTAAAATGAATATGAAAGCATGACCGAGGTTCGCAAAACAGGATCTGCACAAACCACAACATTTCTAGAACAGTGTCCTACGGATACATGAGACCAAAGTGGAGTTGTTTGGACTTAATACCCagtgaaaaccaaaaacagcattttaggATTAACACCTGTCGACCACCATCAAGCACGAGAGTGGAGGAGGGAGGGTTTtggcttgttttgcagccacaggacTTGGGCACTTTGCAGTCCTTCAGTCGTCACTCCTGTCCGTATCGCAGTATTCTAGAGACAATTGTGAGGCCACCTGTCTTAAGGCTAAAGCTTGGTCCTAATCGACTCATGCAACAGGACATTCATCTAATGCAGACCAGCAAATCGACAAAAGAATGGCTAAAAATAAGGTCTTGGAATGGCcaagtcaaagtccagacctcaacccgATTGATATTATGAGAGCTGTGCATAAGTTCCCAAAACTTTACTCAACTGAAGTAAAGCTAAGAATAAGCCTCCACAAAGATGTGAAAAACTGATACCGGAATAAAGGAAATGATTACTGGCCCTGACCTGACACCTTGAAGTTAAAATCAAGATTTAGTCCGTGCTCATGCAGCGCCACCTGCTGGATGCGTTTGCCCATTTTCAAACAATATATGTTATAAACTGTACAAGTTCTGAGTAAGTGTGTATAAAATCTCTAGTTTAGATTAAACCAGGTTTTCTACAGGCGCAAGAACAAATAACATAAACACACGATGTTTTAGTCCTTGTCTGACATAGTACTGAATGTTAAGGCAAATATCAAATCATTCAGCTGAAACGGGGGCCACTTATTAGCTTCAATATTTTCCTCAGTAAAACACCTTGTAACTAATGTCAAACTACAGATTGATAAACactcaaaagaaaatgttctatTTATTACTTAATTTCATTTCAACACAGCCATCAAACAACTGGTTAGttaaatgtaaagtgtatgAGTGTAGTCAGGTTCTTATCTTTATTACTCAGCTATGATTATTAGTAGTTCATGTGGAGTGAGGTGCTCACATCTCAGATAGGATTGACTGAGACACATATACAGCTGTTAATACTAAAATATGTCCAAATCCATGTGATCGTactaatatttaataagcaAAATTACAGTTCAGTCCAtgatattaattaataaattaaggCACTTCCTTAttaagaaaacagaaatctaacttgcaattacatttttaaacacagaacCTGTGTAATATCCATttttgcataaacacacacacacacacgaagccTACTACGAGTCATGTCCCTGCAGGGATCCATGATGTTGCAACAATAATTGCATCCAATTGCAACCAAACCAAGACCCCATGAATTCTGCACAATCTTGAAATTTAAGGCATCATTAAAACCATTGTAACCTGCATCACAACTATTCAGAAAACCTGTCACAAAGATTGGCAatttaggctgcaacaatcacaaaaacatccGGAAGGGACTGAAAAGTGCAACAAAGTGTTAAAAATCTCTCAAACAGTCCTGTGTTATGTTACCTTTtcacacaatgttttaaaaatcttttttttttgccagtatAACTGGTGTTATACTGAGGAGTCTTTAGAAGTAAACAACGTTAGCATATGTGATAATACATAAGAATCAGTAACAAGAATTGTTTTGATATTGAAAAGCTGTATATTTACCTATAACTAACAGCTGTTTTAGCAtgagaacaaatgtttttgtgtctaaacctACATCAAGGAAGTGTAAAAGCTACGTGTGTACTGACTGAATGTTCATGTCAGTGGCTTAATGTGACTGTTGCAGTAAAGATCTATTAATTCGCATTGGTTTTattaatacattcatttttccccttttttccccaTGAGATCCATGAGCAAATTAAATGATGCAGTGTGATTTTAAAGGCTACGTTAGCTAATACATTTACCTTATAGTCGAAAATCCCACAATTCCTTTAAGTTGCATGCTAAGCCACTGTGCCACTGAGAACAATTGTGTCCAGTGGTTTTAGTAAcaagccttttttttctccccatttTCACTTGCTGGAAAGAAAAAgtgctaaaaatgtttttgaggaTTCTAACAAAAAGTCTGTTGTTAAAGTTGATGTTTGACTTTTTCCTCATATGTAAACTATAGTTCAGCTGAATTAAACAATTTGTAGAGTTTCTGTACTATATTACACACAGCGATAATATACAACTTTATTAATGTATTGTTAGTTAACTGTACCTTGAAGGAATAGTTCACCATTTAGGTAAATAGGCTTTTTTACTTTCTTGccaagatttaaaataaattcctcTCACATCAGTGCAGTTAATATTTAGCATCAGTCAGCatcttagcttagcataaagccTGGACACCAGGGCAAACAACTAGCATGACTCTGTCCAATGGTCTCAACCTCCTCATCTAACTCTGGGCAggaaagtgaataaaacacaaaatttcaACAATTCCTATAATCAACTTATGTTAACACGTTTTACAGCTCCAGGTTTCACTTGTTTCAGCCATGCAGTATCTAGACAGATGTACCTATTTATGTACTGTTAATTTATTGCtactttaatgtaaatatgttgtgCAGTTGAGCTTTGACATTGTCCTTCAGTGGTTTCACACATGCTCTGGTGGCATCCCTTTACTGCACAGCACAAGACCCACTGGGCAGGAAGTCCTGCACATACACTGCTACAGCCTTGGTGAGGTAGGTCATGCTCCCAAAGCGGCCACTCGGGGCACTGTCGTACAGCAGCCTGCACACTCCAGTGGATGGGTCCTTCTCTAGGATGCGCTCCTCTGCTCCCAAGTCCACCTGGAGAGGAACATAAATGGGTTCAGAGGACAGATGTAAATGGAGGGAGTTTCGTCCACGTCTGCTGATTTGGTTCTGACCTGATCTTTGTAGAACATGTCGTTGGCGAGGTGCACAATCTTTTCAACGTGGATGATGGAGCCGATACTCTGGATTTCAACATCTGCCAGCATAGTTAGGACCAGGATGGCCTCCACCAGCAGCTGTCGGTACTCAGGTTGAGGGACGCGGTTCAGAACAGTCTCCACGTGGACAGAGAATTTGATCTCTCCTGGGGTCATCTGGATGAGGATGGTggtaagagaaagagaaaatgaaggatCAGAAGATATTGCCAAAAAAGCAACTCCCATCTaaattttgccattttttaagTTCATTTTTGGCCATTATTTTCATACTTCACTTAACTTTTTTAATGCAATCACTTAAACATTGTTACTAGTTTAATATAGAACAGTATAGTATAAAAGTGTATCTATTCCAGATATGATGGATATCATTTAGTAGGAAAAATGCAGCTGAACCTTGAACTATGAATTTTTAGGTGCCATGATGGCGAAaggaaggacaaaaacaacacagtatcAGCATAATAAAGATAGACATAAATTTAGTTTACTGTAAATTTGCAACAAGCAAGTGAACCTCTTACCTCTCTGGTGGTTGAAGAAGGAAGGACAAACCCCTCTATGGACAGACCGTGACACTGAAAGACAATTTCTACGGTAATTACCTCATAAAATCAAATCGGAATTATTTTAAAGCCATATTTGTGCTTATAAAACAAACACTCTAAAATAATTCCTTATCATTTTTGTGCACGCTTTAGCAAACAGCAACAATAAACTAATAACAGTGACTTCAGTTTATAAAAGGTTTATCTGGAGCAACTGGAAACACGGCCCTTCATTAGAGTGTTTGTGGACTGACCTTCTGCAGGATCTTCCAGACCTTCTGATAGAATCCGACAGGGACTCGGTTGAGCGCCCCATCCAGCCGTCTCCTCCGCAGCCACTGGCCCTGTCTGGTGTCCTTCACAAATGGAATAATCTCTGGAATGTCCAGAGATTCAAAAGACGGCAATCTGTATCTCTGAACAGAAAGGACAGCAAAAGACATTGTTTAAAGGtctttattttggaaaaacagCACCTCCTTCCTCTTCTGAAGGATAAAGCAGTTCAGCAGACAATTTTCCAATCTGCTGtctaaaaagtaacattttggaATCGTGTGATACAATTAGAAATCCTTCACTTTAACACCttctcacaataaaaaaaataaagaaataaaaataataatacacgTGTTTGCTTAAATGCCCTCAAATAAGGGACCTCTTCAGCTCTCTCATAAGTTTTTTAAGAGTCTTTGATCACtgttttacaaaaacagaacCCAACATACTGTTGTTATCTCCATGTATCATATCAGTGGTTTGCAAAAGCAGTATATTTAAAGAATAATGGTAGTGAGGCGGCTCACTGTACGACCACTAAGCTGAAAAGCTATGCATGGAATCTTTTGCCGTGCTGTGTAGGGACCATCCGGATGCCGTTCACTGGCAGAGCCCAGTAGGAgagagggattgtagacctggaaAACGTTGTtcagataaaaaagaaaaaaagagaaaatgctttGGACTTGACCACTCTGTGGTTGAAAGTCCGAGCTCTGAGCCAGGCAGCCACTGAGGATATGAACAGCGGTGTGGCAGGTCTCTTTCAGCTGATCAAAAATGAGCCGTGCTGCTGTGCTTTGAATCACCTGGGGAGATCAGATGGTGTTCATGGGATCACCTGAGAATCTCCAACGTTACTTTTACAGTTGGTTGTGAGCAGTAAGAAGTCATTGGACAAATGTGTCTTATTTCTCACATTCAGTGAAAATTAGTTTTATCTTATGTTAGTATTGTAGAGACCTTCTAAGACATCAtgtttttctatatttctatTAGTCTCTATATAGTTTTCAATGGTAGTTGCCGGTgtataaaactaaaatcttACGATATCTAAAATATCTGATTAATAAGACAAATTGTTACCCAAGCTTCAGTGTTTTCTATGTCCACTGACTGAGATCTCCAGCCCTAAAAGGcagaaatgaagaagaaaagaggggacagaagaaaaaaaaataaaaaataagaaaaagatgcacaaaatgaaaaaacaaagagtcTGGAAGTTAATAAAAGTGTGGCTGATGGATCCAAACTGTAATGACAACAAAACAACCCCAAAGCCAGTGGATTCTGCAAAACCGAAAATCACAACATGCATGAAGGAATTATAAAGATGAGATTAGACAACATACATACAACATGGGGTGATTAAACTGATTAATTCAATGTTGAGCATAAATCCACGACACAGCACATTTGGCAGTAGATGGCTCCAAACTCTGCACATAAATACAGAAGTGAAACCAAACTTGTTAAAGACCTGATTGGTGATTTttaggtagtttttttttttatttacctaaAGTACAGACTATACAACAGTCTTTCTTGTTTGTTGGAATTGAACAGTAATATTCACGTGCAATTTAAAGGTCACCCAGAACAAATAAAGTCATCACATAAATGATTACAGCAACTACTAGCAAATTTAGAAACTGATAAACAGAAAAACGCAAACAATTTTGATAACGTGTCTGTCTACCATTAGGTAGAAAAGCCAAATATTGTGAAGTTCCagcttttaaatatgtaaatattagcTTCATTTCATTGTCCTAAATTATATTAGGCATCTTTTAAGTGCTAGACAGAAAATAACTGATTAATTATCTGTCTTGACTTTTATTAAGTAGACCAAACCATCAACTGATTAATTaacaaagaagcaaagtaagAACCAAGTTAGTTACACCTCAAAAACACAAGAGTTTTGAACTCAATTGAAAGTTAGTAAGGAGTGTTAATGGCTCACTGACCCACTGCATAACTTTATATTCccattaattcattaattaagtCCAAAGAATCAACACCTAGACAACCAAGTTGAATGTTGTTATCATCGGTGACTGGTCAAGCTGAAATCAGGACAAACAAAATTCCACCGCATTACAGAAGACTTAATTTGACCTATTTAACCGGCTTAAATCCAACTCATTTTTAAAGCCTAAACTAGTTTCATTAGCAGAAACAAATTAATGGATAAAACCGCATCTACTGGTTAGCACTTCCACCgacaccaccatcatcatcatcaccaccaccataaTCACTAAAGCAGCTCTGTCAAAGGCAACCTGTGATTCACCTGCAACCATAgcagaataaaattaaaacaattatgttATCATATCTCAGCATCTAATACTCGTTTGCTTCTATTTCCCGATTCTAATTCAAAaaattcatcatcatcaccttaACTGAGTCAGTCAAAGACACCTTGTGGTCCATctgcaacaaagaaaacacaagaatcAAATACTATTTGTTGGCAATAAGTCGCTAACTTTCATATCAGCAAAGTCATATCCGTTTCCCAAAGCAAAACCAATATCTTCTTCACATCAGTGAAATCACTCCACATCCAAGTGAATTAACTCTTCTTAACACCATCATCACCTCCAAAATTGGATCTGTCAAAGACAACCTGGGTTCCtggatcaaaacaaaaacaagaggcatTATGAAGCTGAGCTTAACTATTCAAAAGTTTTAATTCTCTTGTTCTGGAGCTTTCATTTGTATCTCATAGTCTGATGAGTTGTCCTGGATGTGAAGATCTCATCATGCGCACTTTTAGTTCTTCTACTGGCCTAAAAACAGCCCTCCAATGCTGTAACAATCCATTCCTGACTTTGGAAGCAGCATCTTAAAAATCCAGCTCAATTCAAGTCGAACACATGTAAGTGGACCTTGATTTGATACTGATTTATCAACTGCCATCCTGTGTGTATGAGAAGTTCTAAAGGTGCACATCTATAAAATTTTACACATCTATAGTTTTATTACAAGTGAGCAAACTCCATGTGATGATTTACAGAGTGATACAGTTGAAAGCTCTGGAACAAGCCACCTAAAGAGAAGGGCACATCTCTATGCAccaatttacaaaataatcaATTATTAACAAACTCAATCTGTTATTGACAAATAcaatataaactataaaaagGCTATAAAAATTCGGGAATGATCTGATGTCTACAAGGAAGGTAAATTAGCACAGACATGGATGAAATTGTTGCTGTCTGCATGTACAGCATAATGTGATTTTTACTTTAGCCTCATAAGTTCAAATTAATTGGTGTCTTTataggaaaaagaaacaatactATGATAGTTAACCTGGGATGGATCCACCAACGACAACCTGTGCTCTGCCTGCAACATAAAAACCAAGTCATACATAAATCACAGTGAACCAGTTGCTCTGGTGATGTATTTTAAGGCTAATGCTGTTAAACCAACCTCTACAATTAATTCATTTAACTGTGTAATTTTTCAGTATCAAAAATGTACAGTTGCCATCTCATTTCCCTCAAATTACTGCCTTGATTTTTCCCAATGATCTTCACAACTCTCCTTTGATACAGCTCTGCGTTCATTTCCCTGCACATTATTTAGGATCAGTATCAGCGGCAGCATCAAAAGCCAGGTGAATTAGCACCTATTGTAATTAATATTTACTAATATTAATATCACCATCACCTTACTATGATCCGTCATAGACAACCTGTGCTCCAgctgcaaaaagacaaaagtcagTTTGCTCATATTTCTAAAACAGGATCTTCTCTCTTAGTCTCTTTGTCTTCATCATTACCAATTTCATTGTaaaccaggggtcaccaacatggtgcccgtgggcaccaggtagcccgcaaggaccacacGAGTAGCCCGCGGGcttgttctaaaaatagctcaccatagcaccacttaccaatgagctgcatctaatttttttgttgctattttttttaaatcacatttgatagttattgtgagaaatcattaacatttgattattaattgattattaataataacataaaattaaaggtaaattgagcagatttgttatttcaaaaggtgtgtatcaaactggtagcccttcgcattaatcggtacccaagaagtagctctcagtttccaaaggttggtgacccctgttGTAAACAATGCTTTGAGTGAAACTACAGAATATTTCTGTACCACTTCTCTGAATATATTTAAGTGAGGTGATAAAcagtttgcttttgttctctTTTAATGTTGAACTTAAAGCTTCTCTTTCTTGCAGAGTGCCTGTTTCTTTAAAGCATGgccttaaataaaaatgagtgtAATCTCACAACAACAAGCTCCTACCATTTTCATGTCACTCTTTAGTTTGCTGATGCCTGCTCTCTCGCTCTTGGTGGCGCCAACATTGCCCAGATGATGAATGGATATGGCCGGACTGATGCCGGCATCCATCTCTCGTACTGGGGAGAAGGGGGAGGACCATACAAGTATAAAGACAATAACTTcacaatgcaaattaaaaatatacacattaatacaaaataaaaataaatcctgttTACTCTGTCACATAAACCGAAGGCCGTGAGTAAAAATACGATAGGTTGAGATAGGATTTTGCTGTTAGACTAACCACTGAGCTGCACACCAAACTCCTTCCCACTGAGGATGTGGTGGAGAAGGTTCTTCAGTTCAGAAGGACTCAAACTCATCAGACTCTCTGTAGCCTcctctcctacacacacacagacacacacacaccttttggTTTCCTCAAATTCCCAAAATGTTCTTCCAAGATcaaaaattcaaatgtgttaCAAAGAACACAGATAcgcatatatacacacacttcgTTTGAATGTGTATTTGTCTGAATAACAAAAAATGTAGTTGTTAAATTCAATTACtataattgtaatattttaattttgcaaGCTTGAAATAGTTGCATTTTTTGCATAATATAcgagaatatttaaaatgaacctttttgtgtttggttaTAACTTAAAAAACACTTCTGGCATATTGCTGAGTAAGTAATGTCTTATGGCAAATATATAGCTTTCACAGattgtttttcttacatttaccCAGAAATGCACAAATGACATGAAACTAATGATCATCTTATTACTTCTTCCTTACCTGAACAGTTGAGTGACTGTGCCAATTCAGTTGCCATGACCTGGATGATGAGACCGATACGAAGCCGTAACATCTCACTAAACAGACTGGGCTGAGTCCTGATGCTCATAGCCAGGTACACCATGATCTCCTGAAGGAGAACAGACTTAGATTAGATGAATAAAAAAGGCAGAATGACAAATTCATGCTTCATTCTGGAGAATGACAAATTCATGCTTCATTCTGGAGAATGACACTCACTTGTGTGAGTATGGCCACACTTATGTCGTTGTCACTGGCTTCGTCAATGAGAGCAGCCAACTGGTCTGGAGGTATTGGAGCAGTGATGGTTTTCTCTCTGGGTTCAGGAGGGAGACCCACTGTCAGGTGCTTCTGGTGCGCTAGCAAATCAGAGCAGGCCTACAGAGAGATaacaaccaatcagagaagaaaTGTTATATATGAGGTTTTCAATGTGCAAGATAAACTGGTTCGTTTACTAAGCAAACTGCATTTGAGGACTTATTTTTGAACTAAAATCATAACTAACCAATTtatcacattttacagaaaatcaCTGACAGGTTTTTTACataagttaaaaagaaaaactaaatcagtCTCAGAAGGAAAAACTGGATCAATCACGCtgctcttgtgtgtgtgtataacctTGTGTGTTTCATACCGAGTCGAGTTCCTCCACCTTCTTCTTCAGAATGCCAGAGATCATCCTAACAAGGCCCCACTGTTTGAGTTCACCTGCCTTCTCATAAAGGTCAGTCAATAGAGATTGCACTGTGGAGCCTCCCCCGTGCAGATGAGTGTCCCAATCCATACCCCTGTGACAGAAGAtcaacacacagtaaaacatagTCTAATGAGGGTTGGCAGGTGACGTCCAGATTTCAGGCAGTTTGACGCCAGCTTCTCATCATGCACTTTTATCCATAAGATTAATGAGTAAGATATGTATAAACGCTATTCACAGTTGTATCTTGCTTTACAGACAGCTTTTAAATCTGGGGTGATTCTACTTgtcttacatttttctttcatatgTCCATGAAAACGTTTAATTTGAGGCTGAGCAgaaaatttgtgttttcttgtactttagtacttttaaatttaaaagattttgCTTGCGATGTACCAATACCAatacagctgcagaaaaaaaaaactctcactTGTCTTTGAAGAGGATATAAAGGATGTCAGCTTGGTCCTGGAGATTTTGTGCGTCTTTCAGCAGTTGTACTAAAGCGTTGTAATCAATGGCTCCACTAGCATCTTTGGGGATGCCGCTGTCTGTTGAGACTGCCAGCTCTGGAGACTGCCGGTGGGAGAGATTTAGAGAGGAATTTATGGAAAGAGTTTAAACATTAATCACTGAGGCTCTTTGAGGATGGTTCACAGCATTTAGGGAATAGGCTGGAGTAgtttatgaaaaaaacataaaaagaatgtGAGGCCAAGTAAATAAATGCAAGCTCAACCTGTGTTTCTTGTGGTGTAAAGGATTCTGGGAGATTTAGGTTGAGTGAAGGCTGAGGGGAGCCAAACAGCTTATTAGGCAGGTACATGTTGACATCTGGTTCAAatatcacaaaacaaaagaaaacaaacatggatCTTGTGTCACTGTTATCATCCTAAAGTACTAAAAACTGGTTACTTCTTTAAATCTCTACATATTTGAGATTAATGATCATAATGGATCTACTCACTGTGTACATTAAGATCTTGAGCCTTGTTCATCAGAGTCACCATCTCCTTGGTTTTGGTGGCCACAGCCTTGAACCTGCTCAGTCCTTTGACCTGCCGTTTCTGCTTCTTCGGGGCAGCGTGGGCCAAGAGGTGATCCAGGTATTGAGCAAGATCGTCAGCCTCTGGAGATGAGGACACAAGGGATTGAATGtagagatatagagatataggggaagagtgagggagggaagagattgagataaaaaaaaccaaacaaaaaaaaaaaaacactgaaaccaaaCAACAGCTACCTTGCAGTGGGACTTTTAACCATTTTTTCCATAGTCACCATTTCTCACCATTGTCTACTGATCTTACCATCATCATGACGTAACTCATGCACATAGCCATTGCCCTCCTCATTATCTCCATCGTGGTGACCTGCTACACCAGGACATTTAACGTCCAGGAAGCTGAGGTGAGCAAAACAGGATGTAGTCAAGAACTCTGACAGCTTCCCTGTTTGGATCctaatgaggaagaggagaaaaatcaCTGGGATGTGTGATTTTGAACTTTGCCAAGTTACTTTCTGATGTGGTTCATATTGTATAATATTGGATTAAAAGctccaaaatgcaaaaatattaattcacCTTGCTCCTCCGTAATATCCATCCTGTAGCTTCCTTAGTGTAGCCAATACTGCAGGGTCGAGGTCTGTGTGGTcatcagctaaaaaaaaacaaagtgcaggGACAAAACAGTATTCaggttttttaatttaaaaaaacaaaaacctcctTTGAGTTCATACTCACTCAGCATTGTCTGTGAAATAGGAAATGTCACAGTGGGTCGTCCAGTCATTCTCCATCTGGATGAGAGGTAGGAGATTTCTGTCCTTAACATCTCCACAATCATTTTGTTATCCAATGCCAAGTAGAACTGCTGGTGGTCGATGAACTGTGGGGTCAAGTGCAAACAATGCCGGTGACATAACCGGactttttgaatttttatttttattttaccaggaaaaaactaaattaaagcacatatttaattttttagttttagcatTTAGTATTTACTGCTATGGTTTGTTTTTAACCTGAGGTGTGAATGAGAAGATGTTGTTCCTGATGATGTAAAACTTGGAGGTTCCCAGCACTCCAATTCTCCTGTAGGGTCGTCCTGTCAGGCCCAGTCTTGAGTTCCGACCTGAgacaaagcaggaaaaacaaaaatgaaagtatGGTAGGTAAAAGTATGTCAAGTATCCTGCTATCACCAGTTCGTTGTTTGCAAAGTCTTTATGAGGCTACTGACACTGCAAATTAGCAATTTggacagacaataaaaaatagTTCTCTCCGATATTGTA harbors:
- the phka1a gene encoding phosphorylase b kinase regulatory subunit alpha, skeletal muscle isoform isoform X8, yielding MRSRSNSGVKLDNYARIVHQTILRHQDPVTGLLPGSKDQPDAWIRDNVYSIVSVWALSLAYRKNADRDEDKAKAYELEQSVVKLMRGVLQCIMRQLDKIEKFKYSRSTSDSLHAKYNTRTCATVVGDDQWGHLQVDATSLFLFFLAQMTASGLHIIYTQDEVDVVQNLMFYIEAAYKVADYGMWERGDKTNQGITEINASSIGMAKAALEALDDLNLFGAKGGPGSVVHALADDIQHCQSILTSMLPRASMSKEVDAGLLAIISYPAFAVEDMSIVNMTKEEIISKLQGRYGCCRFLRDGHKTPKEDPNRLYYESAELKLFENIECEWPLFWTYLILDGIFINSLEQVQEYQEALEGILIKQKDGIRLVPELYSVPPDKVEEEYMNPHTVERIPMGKCPLKWGQSLYILGNLLSEGFLAPGEIDPLNRRFSTIPKPDVVVQVSILAETEDIKELLLKNGINVETVADIHPIHVQPSRVLSHIYARLGRNSRLGLTGRPYRRIGVLGTSKFYIIRNNIFSFTPQFIDHQQFYLALDNKMIVEMLRTEISYLSSRWRMTGRPTVTFPISQTMLTDDHTDLDPAVLATLRKLQDGYYGGARIQTGKLSEFLTTSCFAHLSFLDVKCPGVAGHHDGDNEEGNGYVHELRHDDEADDLAQYLDHLLAHAAPKKQKRQVKGLSRFKAVATKTKEMVTLMNKAQDLNVHNVNMYLPNKLFGSPQPSLNLNLPESFTPQETQSPELAVSTDSGIPKDASGAIDYNALVQLLKDAQNLQDQADILYILFKDKGMDWDTHLHGGGSTVQSLLTDLYEKAGELKQWGLVRMISGILKKKVEELDSACSDLLAHQKHLTVGLPPEPREKTITAPIPPDQLAALIDEASDNDISVAILTQEIMVYLAMSIRTQPSLFSEMLRLRIGLIIQVMATELAQSLNCSGEEATESLMSLSPSELKNLLHHILSGKEFGVQLSVREMDAGISPAISIHHLGNVGATKSERAGISKLKSDMKMLEHRLSMTDHSKGWRSQSVDIENTEAWVIQSTAARLIFDQLKETCHTAVHILSGCLAQSSDFQPQSGQVQSIFSFFLFYLNNVFQVYNPSLLLGSASERHPDGPYTARQKIPCIAFQLSGRTVSRLTTIIL